In Pseudodesulfovibrio sp. JC047, one DNA window encodes the following:
- a CDS encoding ABC transporter ATP-binding protein: protein MSAPLLELKDLQTYFYTRAGVVKAVNGISLTVNKGEVVGIVGESGSGKSVMGFSIMGLVDPPGRVAGGSIRFKGKELVDQSEADWQHFRGNRVAMIFQDPMMTLNPVLRIDTQMIEAIRAHENVSKAEARRRSVEALGMVGIPSPEERIKAYPHQFSGGMRQRVAIATGLLNNPDLIIADEPTTALDVTIQSQILAEMQKLCRKTDMALMWITHDLTVIAGLANRVAVMYAGTIIEEGPVQDVLDAPLHPYTEGLIGSVPSRNRRGERLFQIPGMTPSLINLPEGCPFRMRCFRSSEKCLQVPPVTVMDDGRKVCCFHPGKQNRSNG, encoded by the coding sequence ATGAGCGCACCTCTTCTCGAATTGAAAGACCTCCAGACCTATTTCTATACCCGTGCGGGTGTGGTCAAGGCGGTCAATGGAATATCACTCACCGTGAACAAGGGTGAGGTTGTCGGTATTGTTGGTGAATCCGGTTCCGGAAAATCCGTCATGGGTTTTTCCATCATGGGATTGGTTGACCCTCCTGGCCGTGTTGCCGGTGGATCGATTCGGTTCAAAGGAAAAGAGCTGGTGGACCAATCCGAAGCGGACTGGCAGCATTTCCGGGGAAATCGTGTGGCCATGATTTTTCAGGACCCCATGATGACCCTGAATCCGGTCCTGCGTATTGACACGCAGATGATCGAAGCCATTCGTGCTCACGAAAACGTCAGCAAGGCAGAGGCGCGTCGTCGGTCTGTCGAAGCGTTAGGCATGGTCGGTATTCCTTCACCGGAAGAACGCATCAAGGCCTATCCGCATCAGTTCTCTGGCGGAATGCGGCAGCGTGTCGCCATTGCCACTGGGTTGTTGAACAATCCCGATCTGATTATTGCGGATGAACCAACCACCGCGCTCGATGTGACCATTCAGAGTCAGATTCTTGCAGAAATGCAGAAGTTGTGTCGCAAAACCGACATGGCACTCATGTGGATCACCCATGACTTGACTGTCATTGCAGGATTGGCCAATCGGGTCGCTGTCATGTACGCGGGGACCATTATCGAGGAAGGGCCGGTTCAGGACGTCCTTGATGCGCCACTGCATCCCTACACCGAAGGGTTGATCGGGTCGGTTCCCAGCCGGAACAGGCGGGGCGAAAGACTTTTTCAGATTCCAGGCATGACGCCTTCTCTTATCAATTTGCCGGAAGGCTGTCCGTTCAGGATGCGCTGTTTCCGGAGTTCGGAAAAATGTCTCCAAGTGCCGCCCGTGACGGTGATGGACGATGGCCGCAAGGTCTGTTGTTTCCATCCGGGTAAACAGAACAGGAGCAACGGATAA
- a CDS encoding ABC transporter permease, translating into MAQQSESLFWQAVQEFFESRVATIGLILLTIIVAVALMAPYISPQNPYDLMTIDIMDSKLAPGNTSFDESMTYYLGTDSQGRDMLSSILYGLRISLGVGVLSTVIALIIGAVIGLWAAYQGGKTDSFIMRTVDLQLSFPAILVALILLAILGKGIDKIILALVMVQWAYYARAIRSNVLVERNKEYVEAAKCLALPNRRIMFCHVLPNCMPELIVISTVKVAGAIALEATLSFLGLGMPITKPSLGLLIANGFKFLQSGYYWISVYPGVALLILIVCINLVGDRLRDVLNPRLKR; encoded by the coding sequence ATGGCACAACAAAGTGAATCCCTGTTTTGGCAGGCTGTTCAGGAGTTTTTTGAAAGCCGGGTGGCGACCATCGGGCTGATTCTTCTGACGATAATTGTGGCTGTTGCGTTGATGGCTCCGTACATCTCGCCGCAGAATCCATATGATCTCATGACGATTGACATAATGGATTCCAAGCTGGCCCCGGGCAACACCTCTTTCGATGAATCCATGACCTATTATCTCGGGACAGACAGTCAGGGTCGGGATATGCTCAGTTCCATTCTCTATGGACTTCGTATCAGTCTGGGCGTTGGCGTGTTGTCCACGGTGATTGCGCTCATTATTGGTGCGGTCATCGGTCTTTGGGCTGCGTATCAAGGAGGGAAAACCGATTCGTTCATCATGCGAACGGTGGATCTTCAATTGAGTTTCCCGGCGATTTTGGTGGCGTTGATACTGCTTGCCATTCTTGGCAAGGGCATCGACAAGATCATTCTCGCTCTCGTCATGGTGCAGTGGGCGTATTACGCACGTGCTATCCGAAGCAATGTCCTTGTTGAACGGAACAAGGAATATGTGGAAGCGGCAAAATGTCTGGCCCTACCCAATCGGCGCATCATGTTTTGTCATGTTTTGCCAAACTGTATGCCCGAATTGATCGTCATTTCGACGGTGAAGGTGGCCGGAGCCATCGCCCTTGAAGCGACCCTGTCGTTTCTTGGTCTGGGGATGCCCATTACCAAGCCGTCACTCGGTTTACTGATCGCCAATGGTTTTAAGTTCCTGCAAAGCGGTTATTATTGGATCAGTGTGTATCCTGGTGTTGCTTTGTTAATCCTCATCGTTTGTATCAATCTGGTCGGTGACCGGCTACGCGATGTATTGAATCCGAGGTTGAAACGATGA
- a CDS encoding ABC transporter permease has product MLAFLIRRITQSAVVLLVMSVLVFVGVYYIGNPIDILIAPDATPAEYARAVSEFGLDKPLWEQYFIFLKGALHGNFGNSFVYNEPALKIIFDRLPATLELAFTAMFMAVFLGIPLGMIAGIQHDNWIGRNIMRFSILGFSLPTFWVGLMLIIIFSVHLGWLPSGGRGEPVEFLGMHFSFLSWKGLSYLILPASNLALFKTSLAIRLSRAGVQENLQMDYVKFARAKGLSNTRIIGLHVMKNIMIPVVTVLGMEFGNLIAFAVVTETIFAWPGMGKLVIDSIGVLDRPIIVAYLLITVTMFILINLIVDIMYSVLDPRVRLGDER; this is encoded by the coding sequence ATGCTCGCGTTTCTCATTCGTCGCATCACCCAGAGTGCTGTCGTGCTTTTGGTCATGTCGGTTTTGGTGTTTGTCGGTGTGTATTACATCGGCAACCCGATCGACATCTTGATCGCACCCGACGCAACTCCGGCCGAGTACGCTCGTGCCGTCAGCGAGTTTGGTTTGGATAAACCGCTGTGGGAACAATACTTCATATTTCTCAAAGGCGCTCTTCACGGTAACTTCGGAAATTCGTTCGTCTACAACGAACCTGCGCTCAAAATTATTTTTGATCGACTTCCGGCCACCTTGGAGCTTGCTTTTACCGCCATGTTCATGGCTGTTTTCCTGGGCATACCGCTTGGCATGATCGCTGGAATCCAACACGATAACTGGATTGGACGCAATATCATGCGTTTTTCCATTCTCGGTTTTTCCCTCCCCACGTTCTGGGTCGGATTGATGCTTATCATCATCTTCTCCGTGCATCTGGGATGGCTTCCATCCGGTGGCCGAGGGGAACCTGTCGAGTTTCTCGGTATGCATTTCAGTTTTCTTTCCTGGAAAGGTCTCTCGTATCTCATTCTTCCGGCGTCTAACCTGGCCTTGTTCAAGACCTCGCTGGCCATCCGGCTCAGTCGTGCGGGTGTGCAAGAAAATCTGCAAATGGATTACGTGAAATTTGCTCGGGCCAAAGGATTGTCAAACACGCGAATCATCGGATTGCATGTCATGAAAAATATCATGATTCCGGTCGTGACCGTGCTCGGTATGGAATTCGGCAATCTGATTGCGTTTGCGGTTGTCACGGAAACCATTTTTGCATGGCCCGGCATGGGCAAGCTGGTCATTGACTCCATCGGAGTGCTCGACCGGCCTATCATCGTGGCATATTTGCTGATTACGGTGACCATGTTTATTCTCATCAATCTGATCGTGGACATCATGTACTCGGTCCTTGACCCCAGGGTTCGCCTGGGCGACGAGCGATAG
- a CDS encoding ABC transporter substrate-binding protein encodes MKKKLLISFVIMASLVLGASIGMAKDLTIGLKGEPTSLDPHFHNVTQNNQMALWVFDKLILQDHHQKLYPGLAESWEPVSNTVWEFHLRKGVTFHDGSPFTAEDMKYTIERIPNVPNSPSSFSGAVGAITEVEIVDPYTVRIHTAEPAPLMPRNFASFTVVSKKAAEGKGTEDFNSGVACIGTGPYKLVEWARGDKIVYERNDDYWGVKPEWEKIIVRPISNDGTRVAALQAGDVDLINFVPPSDVKHLKAAKNIVLSQSPSTRLIYLHLDSDRDDSPMITDNDGNKIKNPLKDVRVRKAISKAINREAIAARIMDGLAIPAAQMLPAGYEGTSKTLKPEKYDPKAAKALLAEAGYPEGFKITIHGPNDRYVNDGDIAQAIAQMLTKVGIKTEVNTMPKAVYFGKASALEFSMMLLGWATDTGEHSNCVGALLHTYDKDKGFGAANRGRYSNPVVDEKLELALKTVDPAEHNKILIESVEAAMNDVGIVPIHFQVSVWGSKKGLAYNGRTDGYTLPHEIVSQ; translated from the coding sequence ATGAAAAAGAAACTGTTGATCAGCTTCGTCATCATGGCGAGCTTGGTTCTCGGCGCATCCATCGGGATGGCCAAGGACCTCACCATCGGTCTCAAGGGCGAACCAACATCGCTCGACCCCCATTTTCACAATGTGACGCAGAACAACCAGATGGCCCTGTGGGTTTTTGACAAACTCATTTTGCAGGATCATCATCAGAAGTTGTATCCTGGCTTGGCCGAGTCTTGGGAACCTGTCAGCAACACCGTGTGGGAATTCCATCTTCGTAAGGGCGTGACGTTCCATGATGGTTCCCCGTTTACTGCGGAAGACATGAAGTATACCATTGAGCGTATTCCGAATGTTCCGAACTCTCCGTCGTCTTTTTCCGGCGCAGTGGGAGCGATCACCGAGGTCGAAATCGTTGATCCGTACACTGTCCGCATCCATACCGCAGAGCCGGCCCCGCTGATGCCGCGTAACTTTGCATCCTTTACCGTTGTGTCCAAGAAAGCTGCTGAAGGTAAGGGCACCGAAGATTTCAATTCCGGTGTTGCCTGCATTGGTACCGGTCCCTACAAGCTGGTTGAATGGGCCCGTGGTGACAAAATTGTGTATGAACGCAATGATGACTACTGGGGTGTCAAACCCGAGTGGGAAAAAATCATCGTCCGTCCCATTTCCAATGATGGAACCCGCGTTGCCGCGTTGCAAGCCGGTGATGTTGATCTGATCAACTTTGTGCCGCCGTCTGATGTCAAACATCTCAAGGCAGCGAAAAACATTGTCCTTTCGCAATCTCCTTCTACTCGTTTGATCTATTTGCACCTTGATTCCGACCGTGATGATTCCCCGATGATTACGGACAATGATGGCAACAAGATCAAGAATCCCCTGAAAGATGTTCGCGTTCGCAAGGCCATCTCCAAGGCGATCAATCGTGAAGCCATTGCCGCTCGTATCATGGATGGTCTGGCCATTCCCGCAGCGCAGATGCTGCCTGCCGGCTACGAAGGAACGTCCAAGACACTCAAGCCTGAAAAGTATGATCCCAAGGCAGCCAAGGCCCTGTTGGCCGAAGCCGGGTATCCTGAAGGATTCAAGATTACGATTCATGGTCCCAATGATCGGTACGTCAATGATGGCGACATCGCTCAGGCCATTGCCCAGATGCTGACTAAGGTCGGTATCAAGACCGAAGTCAACACCATGCCCAAGGCCGTGTATTTCGGAAAGGCCTCTGCGTTGGAATTCAGCATGATGCTGCTTGGGTGGGCCACTGATACCGGTGAGCACTCCAACTGTGTTGGCGCATTGTTGCATACGTATGACAAGGACAAGGGCTTTGGCGCCGCCAACCGTGGTCGCTATTCAAACCCTGTTGTTGATGAGAAGCTGGAATTGGCATTGAAGACTGTCGATCCTGCCGAACATAACAAGATCCTCATTGAAAGTGTCGAAGCTGCCATGAATGACGTCGGTATCGTTCCGATTCATTTCCAGGTCTCCGTTTGGGGTTCCAAGAAGGGCTTGGCATACAATGGCCGTACTGATGGATATACATTGCCTCACGAAATCGTGTCGCAGTAA
- a CDS encoding M20 family metallopeptidase encodes MEIVQSLKNYLEKNEQEMFALLEKIVNINSYSGNKDGVNEVVDILESTFKDMGFSTRRQPRETTGDNLAATSPAHPDGGGLLMIGHMDTVFPPEMGFNSYKKVNNTIYGPGVYDMQGGLVVGIFAAKALQAIGALDRLPVGFAYNSDEEIGSPHSRDFIVEEAQKRDFCFVMEGSGANGGEIVTGRKGRIVFELTVTGKAGHAGNAPSNKASAIATIAQMVTALEALNNPEAGTSLNVGVIEGGVGPNTIAATATARVETRFTSPEGRDAVWTAIQSIVNAPKVPGTSATLDIEVERPPMVPNEANLQLFESVDRAAKELGLTVKSCFRGGGSDANVISEAGVPVVDGLGTSGDKLHTPDETMRADSMVRQAILTALSAIRAYEKYA; translated from the coding sequence ATGGAAATAGTTCAGTCACTCAAAAATTATCTTGAGAAAAATGAACAGGAAATGTTCGCGCTTCTTGAAAAAATCGTCAATATCAACAGTTATTCCGGAAACAAGGACGGTGTAAACGAGGTTGTTGATATCCTCGAAAGCACCTTTAAGGACATGGGGTTTTCCACCCGCCGTCAACCTCGCGAGACGACCGGAGATAACCTGGCGGCAACAAGCCCAGCTCATCCAGACGGCGGCGGTCTGCTCATGATTGGTCATATGGACACGGTTTTTCCACCGGAAATGGGATTCAATTCATACAAAAAAGTCAATAATACCATATATGGACCGGGTGTCTATGATATGCAAGGCGGCTTGGTTGTGGGAATTTTCGCAGCCAAGGCTCTCCAGGCAATCGGGGCATTGGACCGGCTTCCCGTTGGTTTTGCCTATAATTCAGACGAAGAAATCGGATCGCCCCACTCCCGCGACTTCATCGTGGAAGAAGCCCAAAAACGCGATTTCTGTTTTGTCATGGAAGGTTCAGGAGCCAATGGTGGCGAAATTGTCACTGGCCGCAAGGGGCGAATCGTTTTTGAATTGACTGTCACAGGCAAAGCGGGACACGCCGGGAACGCGCCCTCGAACAAGGCCAGTGCCATCGCAACAATCGCGCAGATGGTCACCGCGCTCGAAGCGTTGAACAATCCCGAAGCCGGGACCTCCCTCAATGTCGGTGTGATCGAAGGCGGCGTTGGTCCCAACACCATCGCGGCCACGGCAACGGCCCGGGTCGAAACCAGGTTCACCAGTCCAGAAGGACGCGACGCGGTCTGGACGGCAATCCAATCCATCGTCAACGCACCAAAAGTGCCAGGGACTTCAGCGACACTCGACATTGAAGTCGAACGGCCCCCCATGGTTCCCAACGAGGCAAATCTCCAACTGTTTGAATCGGTTGATCGAGCGGCCAAAGAACTCGGCCTCACCGTCAAATCCTGCTTCCGTGGAGGCGGCTCCGACGCCAATGTCATTTCCGAGGCTGGCGTGCCCGTGGTGGATGGACTCGGCACATCGGGCGACAAGCTGCACACTCCTGATGAAACCATGCGGGCTGACTCCATGGTTCGCCAAGCGATATTGACCGCACTCAGCGCAATCAGGGCATACGAAAAATACGCATAA
- a CDS encoding HD domain-containing phosphohydrolase, whose translation MMIDTSILYSSSILIVDDNPTNIALLEDILEEEGYGNYVSTTDPCCVVDLHAKEHFDLLLLDIRMPRMNGIEVMHALQEQHQEEYLPILVLTAQTDQQTRQRALEAGAKDFLTKPFDHWEVLLRIRNMLETKYYYKRQVMRGNILEEQVRERTRALREAQLEIVRRLGRAGEYRDNETGAHVIRMSKVAEILARGMGLRPEFCERILHASPMHDVGKIAIPDAILLKPGPLNQEEWEIMKSHTTFGSDIMGDHPSEVILMASELALCHHERWDGTGYPNGLKGEAIPLAARIAAVSDVFDALMSRRPYKDPWPVEKAVEYIRKSSGSHFDPQVVDVFLSCLPEILAVREKHPDPEH comes from the coding sequence ATGATGATTGATACATCGATACTGTATTCGTCGAGCATTTTGATTGTTGACGATAATCCCACCAATATTGCCTTGCTTGAAGATATTCTGGAAGAGGAAGGGTACGGCAATTATGTCTCGACCACCGACCCGTGTTGTGTGGTCGATCTTCATGCAAAGGAACATTTCGATTTGCTGTTGTTGGATATTCGAATGCCCCGCATGAATGGCATTGAGGTCATGCACGCGTTGCAGGAACAACATCAGGAAGAATATTTGCCCATACTGGTTTTGACCGCGCAAACCGATCAGCAGACCCGACAGCGTGCGCTTGAAGCCGGAGCCAAGGACTTTTTGACCAAGCCGTTTGACCATTGGGAAGTGCTGCTGCGAATTCGGAACATGTTGGAAACAAAATATTATTACAAGCGGCAGGTGATGCGTGGGAATATCCTCGAAGAACAGGTTCGGGAACGGACTCGTGCCTTGCGGGAGGCGCAGCTCGAAATCGTCCGTCGATTGGGTCGGGCTGGTGAGTATCGGGATAACGAGACCGGCGCGCATGTTATTCGTATGAGCAAGGTCGCGGAAATTCTGGCCCGGGGCATGGGGTTGCGTCCTGAGTTTTGCGAACGTATCCTTCACGCCAGCCCCATGCACGACGTGGGAAAGATCGCCATTCCAGACGCCATCCTTTTGAAGCCGGGACCGCTGAATCAGGAAGAGTGGGAAATCATGAAAAGTCACACCACCTTTGGCAGTGATATCATGGGCGATCATCCGTCGGAAGTTATCCTCATGGCCTCGGAATTGGCATTGTGCCATCATGAACGGTGGGACGGCACCGGCTATCCAAATGGACTCAAGGGAGAGGCGATTCCTCTTGCCGCCCGAATTGCGGCGGTGAGTGATGTCTTTGATGCCCTGATGTCCCGGAGGCCATACAAGGACCCGTGGCCGGTGGAAAAAGCGGTCGAATATATCAGAAAATCTTCAGGATCACACTTTGATCCGCAGGTGGTGGATGTTTTTCTGTCCTGCCTTCCCGAGATCCTGGCGGTTCGGGAGAAGCATCCGGACCCGGAGCATTGA
- a CDS encoding PAS domain-containing sensor histidine kinase produces MKPFHFRELLLRKMYFFLALIGASFLVVFVFFLSQENSLEQSLQREQNQRVKTHISLIVQQEIRSLQNLFHYMIVSDSISELDSLSKEIGKGTQLVRSAMDVMEHGGTYENQLVMNSDTGAAVSWPFFYMADTQDAANVSAVALQANLSVLEALRGENYRAMKQALRDFGGLEKEKFAFFHKKISALFSLLVENSDQVYRDSLKSEQFAEKKRKKVAQWYNRIALAVVPVFLVVAGLMALWILRDGRRLRQERAEALAAMAATQKNLEGVVFKRTKALRQEIAERRLAEKRFAAQADFLTTVIESLGHPFHVINAADYTISMSNQAARDKALGNGPYCYSQNYGLDVPCMTKSECPLEKVKRTRQPVRVEHEVVTADGERRFLEVHGYPIFDAAGTVVQMIEYSLDITEKYLAIRALEQSRDELERKVHERTFRLEKEVEHRVEIQYELEASERHFRALIECIRDVIVILDRNGIIHYISPSVETNLGYDPDSLVGVSFKTVVKVGDRSNQEDPPDMFFWDAAKSDAPVEHLTLSANGVVTHMESRVQDLSDDPAIGGLLITSRDVSARNKAEEMKNRLNMVIEQNPSSIVITDTFGRIEYVNPQFERLTGYSREEVVGKNPSMLNSGLTDPALFVSMYEAISKGEVWQGEFINKNRAGALYTENVIVAPIKNTRGEVINYVALKENITELKKAREQAESADKAKMEFLSRMSHELRTPLNAIIGFSKILMEDKPGTLTDKQKERANRIHVAGNHLMQMISEILDFSRIETGSFSVELEPVCARDVLTESLMLTENMARERKVVCTVDGSFGSVPPLLVDRIRFKQVLVNVVSNAIKYNVENGSVTLSSEIQEGMVAISVSDTGIGIPKDQQDAIFTPFTRMVAEHSEIEGTGIGMTITKQLVEAMHGTIDFVSTEGEGSTFVITLPMDGAPRPVSGEEPGFVLRDMPAVCLLYVDNDPDRISSMRELVVEWPDLTIMIRRQWDKAVKAVDLLKPQLVLVNAAFLGSDTVGSMLELKEGHAVVPMIFVVGDDRDLPPLAGVDCHLRAPLSVQDIAAAYLKLREKNDD; encoded by the coding sequence ATGAAACCTTTTCATTTCCGTGAATTGCTTTTGCGGAAAATGTATTTTTTTCTGGCTCTGATCGGGGCCTCTTTCCTTGTGGTTTTTGTCTTTTTCCTATCGCAGGAAAACAGTCTGGAACAGTCACTTCAGCGTGAACAGAACCAGCGAGTCAAGACGCATATCAGCCTCATTGTGCAACAAGAAATCCGTTCGTTACAGAATCTCTTCCATTATATGATAGTATCCGATTCGATCAGTGAACTGGACTCTTTATCCAAGGAGATTGGTAAAGGGACGCAACTGGTCAGATCTGCCATGGATGTCATGGAGCACGGTGGAACGTATGAGAACCAACTTGTGATGAACTCTGATACCGGGGCTGCCGTGAGTTGGCCTTTTTTCTATATGGCCGATACGCAGGATGCTGCAAATGTGTCGGCGGTTGCATTGCAGGCCAATCTGAGTGTGCTTGAAGCCTTGCGGGGAGAGAATTATAGGGCCATGAAGCAGGCCCTGCGTGACTTTGGTGGGCTTGAAAAGGAAAAGTTCGCCTTTTTTCATAAGAAGATATCAGCATTATTCTCGTTGTTGGTTGAGAATTCCGACCAGGTGTATAGAGACAGCCTTAAGTCCGAGCAATTCGCGGAAAAGAAGCGGAAAAAGGTGGCTCAGTGGTACAACCGGATTGCGTTGGCTGTGGTGCCGGTTTTTTTGGTCGTGGCTGGCCTGATGGCATTGTGGATACTCCGTGATGGTCGTCGTTTGCGTCAAGAACGGGCCGAAGCTTTGGCTGCCATGGCCGCGACTCAAAAAAATCTTGAAGGGGTGGTCTTCAAGCGCACCAAGGCGTTGCGACAGGAAATTGCCGAGCGTCGATTGGCAGAGAAACGGTTTGCCGCTCAGGCCGATTTTTTGACCACGGTCATTGAGTCGCTTGGGCATCCTTTTCATGTCATCAACGCGGCGGACTATACCATTTCCATGTCGAATCAGGCCGCTCGGGACAAAGCTCTCGGAAATGGTCCCTATTGTTACTCCCAAAATTATGGACTCGATGTCCCGTGTATGACCAAAAGCGAATGCCCTCTGGAAAAGGTCAAGAGGACTCGGCAGCCGGTGCGGGTGGAACACGAGGTTGTGACTGCGGATGGAGAACGCCGTTTTTTGGAAGTGCATGGCTATCCTATTTTTGACGCGGCGGGGACAGTGGTCCAGATGATTGAATACAGTCTGGATATTACGGAAAAATATTTGGCTATCCGCGCCTTGGAACAGTCTCGTGACGAGCTAGAACGAAAAGTGCATGAACGGACATTTCGTTTGGAAAAGGAAGTGGAGCACCGGGTTGAAATCCAATATGAACTTGAAGCGAGTGAACGGCATTTCAGAGCCTTGATCGAGTGCATTCGCGATGTCATTGTCATTTTGGATAGGAATGGGATCATTCATTATATTTCGCCGTCAGTTGAGACAAATCTGGGATATGACCCTGATTCGTTGGTCGGAGTTTCCTTCAAGACTGTGGTGAAAGTGGGGGATCGATCTAACCAGGAAGATCCTCCTGATATGTTTTTTTGGGATGCTGCGAAGAGCGATGCGCCAGTGGAGCATTTGACGCTCAGTGCCAATGGAGTGGTGACGCATATGGAATCTCGGGTGCAGGATCTGTCAGACGATCCGGCCATTGGTGGATTGTTGATTACCTCTCGTGATGTCTCGGCCCGGAACAAGGCCGAGGAGATGAAGAATCGTCTGAATATGGTCATCGAGCAGAATCCTTCGAGTATCGTGATTACGGATACCTTCGGTCGTATTGAATATGTCAATCCGCAGTTCGAGCGATTGACCGGGTACAGCCGGGAAGAAGTGGTGGGCAAGAATCCGAGTATGCTCAATTCCGGACTGACTGATCCGGCCTTGTTTGTGAGCATGTACGAAGCGATTTCCAAGGGAGAGGTCTGGCAGGGGGAATTCATCAATAAAAACAGGGCAGGAGCGTTGTATACGGAAAATGTGATCGTGGCCCCGATCAAAAATACTCGGGGCGAGGTCATCAATTACGTGGCCCTCAAGGAAAATATCACGGAACTCAAGAAGGCGCGGGAGCAGGCGGAAAGCGCGGACAAGGCCAAGATGGAATTCCTGTCGCGCATGAGTCATGAATTGCGCACGCCGCTCAACGCTATTATTGGCTTTTCCAAAATTCTCATGGAAGACAAGCCCGGGACCTTGACGGACAAACAGAAGGAACGCGCCAATCGAATCCATGTGGCCGGGAATCACCTGATGCAGATGATTTCTGAAATTCTCGATTTTTCTCGTATTGAAACCGGGAGTTTTTCTGTTGAATTGGAACCCGTCTGTGCCCGAGATGTTCTTACGGAAAGTCTGATGTTGACAGAAAATATGGCTCGGGAACGGAAGGTTGTTTGTACGGTGGATGGGTCGTTTGGCTCGGTGCCGCCGTTGCTTGTGGATCGGATTCGTTTCAAACAGGTTCTGGTCAATGTGGTATCGAACGCCATCAAATATAATGTGGAGAACGGCTCTGTTACCTTGTCGTCAGAAATTCAAGAGGGCATGGTGGCTATCAGTGTGTCGGATACGGGTATAGGTATCCCGAAAGATCAACAAGATGCCATTTTTACACCATTTACCAGAATGGTGGCAGAACATTCCGAAATTGAGGGGACCGGCATTGGCATGACTATCACCAAGCAATTGGTGGAGGCGATGCATGGGACCATCGATTTCGTGAGTACGGAAGGCGAAGGTTCGACCTTTGTTATCACATTGCCCATGGACGGTGCGCCCAGGCCTGTTTCCGGGGAAGAGCCCGGTTTTGTTTTGCGTGATATGCCGGCAGTGTGCCTGTTGTATGTTGATAATGATCCGGATCGGATCAGCTCCATGCGGGAGCTTGTGGTTGAGTGGCCCGATTTGACGATAATGATCCGAAGACAGTGGGACAAGGCCGTCAAGGCCGTTGATTTGCTCAAACCACAGCTTGTCCTCGTCAATGCTGCTTTTCTCGGTTCGGACACGGTGGGTTCCATGCTCGAATTGAAGGAGGGACATGCTGTTGTCCCCATGATTTTCGTGGTCGGAGACGACAGAGATCTGCCCCCGTTGGCCGGGGTTGATTGTCATTTGCGTGCTCCATTGTCAGTGCAGGATATTGCTGCTGCGTATTTGAAATTGCGGGAAAAGAATGATGATTGA
- a CDS encoding c-type cytochrome: MKRMLGLALVIVCFAVTAAFAVDGGAVYKKRCAKCHRDGTNSSNAGGGVILKGQSRGEILMKMNGYADGTYGGKKRKTMARIAKQFDTQETNALADYIGSM; the protein is encoded by the coding sequence ATGAAAAGAATGCTTGGATTGGCACTGGTAATCGTGTGTTTCGCGGTGACAGCAGCTTTTGCCGTCGATGGTGGCGCGGTGTACAAGAAACGGTGTGCCAAATGCCATCGGGACGGGACCAACTCGTCCAATGCCGGGGGTGGAGTTATCCTGAAAGGACAGAGCCGTGGCGAGATTCTCATGAAAATGAATGGATACGCCGATGGAACCTACGGCGGTAAAAAAAGGAAAACCATGGCCCGTATCGCAAAACAGTTTGATACGCAGGAGACAAACGCGCTTGCCGACTATATCGGTAGCATGTGA